In Tripterygium wilfordii isolate XIE 37 chromosome 15, ASM1340144v1, whole genome shotgun sequence, one DNA window encodes the following:
- the LOC120017295 gene encoding uncharacterized protein LOC120017295: MMSIRPSYLPCRPGSSYTLEAYSPHRFSRQHGFKQISLGSPNIHSFELNPSTFDSCWLSLTRVGSKAKFHILGPCNNMCDQIDRKYENLWDTTVAPILLNVSTTVLETSERADFKLVENIASTLYWRKRKARGDDSIPLPPKEKPPIVNLDVPEERVLKKSKAGPSKAKTKKTLVDEIVPKVKSAIVAVAPEGAHTDFKSIFDSNDIPLVRRSTRLHSGKQIDLKTNTKDIPAEAKSDMNLSPCSWNKAFDKIPISEMIGALEGFADEGS, translated from the exons TACCATGTCGTCCGGGGTCGTCATACACCTTGGAAGCGTATAGTCCACACCGATTTTCAAGACAGCATGGATTCAAACAAATCAGTCTTGGGTCTCCGAATATACATTCTTTTGAATTGAATCCGAGTACCTTTGACAGTTGTTGGTTATCTCTGACGAGAGTAGGGAGTAAGGCTAAGTTTCATATTCTGGGGCCTTGTAATAATATGTGTGATCAAATTGATCGAAAGTATGAGAATTTGTGGGACACCACAGTGGCTCCCATATTGCTTAACGTTTCTACTACTGTTTTGGAGACTAGTGAACGTGCTGATTTTAAACTTGTTGAGAATATTGCATCTACACTTTattggaggaaaagaaaagctaGAGGGGATGACTCCATCCCATTGCCACCGAAAGAGAAACCTCCCATTGTGAATTTAGACGTTCCAGAGGAACGTGTTTTAAAGAAATCTAAAGCTGGACCTTCAAAGGCCAAGACAAAGAAAACTTTAGTTGATGAAATAGTGCCAAAGGTAAAGTCTGCAATTGTTGCAGTTGCACCTGAAGGAGCACATACTGACTTTAAGTCTATCTTTGACTCTAACGATATACCACTAGTTAGGAGATCTACTCGTTTACATTCCGGAAAACAAATTGATCTTAAAACTAATACCAAGGACATCCCTGCGGAAGCAAAGAGTGATATGAATCTCTCTCCATGTTCTTGGAATAAAG ctTTCGATAAAATTCCTATAAGTGAGATGATTGGTGCCCTTGAGGGCTTTGCTGATGAAGGTAGCTGA